The Variovorax sp. PMC12 genome segment CGATGGCGTTGTGGCCCTCGATCACCTTGGGCAGCACCCGCAGCTCGACGCTGCGGCGCGCCAGCGGGCGGTCGGCGATGTCGATGGATTCGGCCGCGTTCTTCAGCAGGTTGACCATCACCTGCTCGATGAGGATCGGGTCGACGCGCACCACCGGCAGCCGTGCCGCCACGTAGTGGTTCAGTCGCACGTTGCGCCGGCGCAGCTCGATGCCGGCGAGCTCGACCGCTTCGCTCACCATGGTGGCCACGTCGGCCGGCGTGCGGTTGGGTTCGCTGCGCTTCACGAAGGAACGGATGCGCTGGATGATCTGGCCCGCGCGCTGGGCCTGCTTCGAGGTTTTCTCGAGCGCGGCGAGCAGCGCCTCGGTGTCGATCGTCTGCCCCTTGATGCGCGACATCATCCCGTTGCAGTAGTTGGTGATGGCGGTCAGCGGCTGGTTGAGCTCGTGCGCCACGCTCGACGCCATTTCGCCCATCGTGATGAGGCGGCTGGCGGCCTGGGCCTTGTCGGCCTGCGCGGCGGCCTGCTCCTCGGCGTCGCGGCGGGGCGTGATGTCGGTGGCGATCACGAGCTGGGCGAGGCGCCCGTCCACCCAGGTCAGGTAGCGCGAGCGCACTTCGAGCCACTTGCCCAGGTGGGGCACGAAGATCTCGTTGTTGGCGGTCTGGGCTGCAGTGAGCGTGTCGATCGGCAGGCCGGCGTAGGGGTCGACGTCGTCCAGGCCCTCGTCGTGCGCGTTCGACGCCGGCACGCCGGCCTGCGCGACCATGCCGAGGTGGCCAACGGTGTCCGAGCCGAACCAGAGGCGGTACAGCTTGTTGGCGAACAGCAGTTCCTCGGAGCCGATGGGCGCCACCGACACGGCCGCGTCCAGTGCCTCCAGCACCGTGGTGAAGCGCTCGTAGGAGGCGGAGAGCTGCTCGCGGATGCGCGTGGGCTCGGTGATGTCGGTCATCGACGTCATCCAGCCGGTCTGGTGGCCGCGCGCGTCGATCAGCGGCGACACGTAGAGGCGGGCGTTGAACACGCTGCCGTTCTTGCGCTTCACCCGCACCTGGAAGCCGCCGGGCAGGGCGCGGCCATGCAGTTCTTCTTCGAGCCGTTCGTTCATCACCTCGCGGTCGGACTCGAGCCAGTAGGGGAAGGGCGGCGACTGGCCGACCAGTTCTTCCTCGCTCCAGCCGGTCATTGCGCAGAACGCGGCGTTCACGTAGGTGATGCGGCCCTGCAGGTCGAGCACCCGCATGCCGGTGAGCATTGAGTTCTCCATGGCCCGGCGGAAGTTGGTTTCAGCCACCAGCCGCTGCTGTGCCTGCAGCCGTCGGCGCGTGTGGCGCCAGGTGCCGATCAGCATCCAGCTCGTGAGCACGCTGAGTGCGCAGACCAGCCAGAACAGCCCGTTGCCGACCACGCCCTGCGACGTGCGGTAGGCCTGCGCCCGCAGCACCAGGGCATTGCCGACCGGCGACACCGGCACTTCATATTCGTTGGTGCGCTCGGTCCAGGGCAGCAGGCGGGTGCCACTTTCCTTCAGGTTGGTGGTGTTGCCTGCGATCACGCGGCCCTTGGCGTCGAGCAGCGACACCGCGTAGCGCGCCTGCACCTCGGACGGCATGCCGTAGCGCAGCAGGCCGTCGACCGAGAACTCGCCGAGCACCACGCCCGCGAACAGGCCCTGGTCGAACAGGGGAATGTGCAGTTGCAGCATCGCCGGGGGATCGCCGCCGGCCACGGGCTGCGAGTACACCGGCTGGCGCAGCTCGCGCGCCAGCGCGTAGTTGCTTTCGATGTCGCCGGGGCGCAGCACGTCGCCGATCAGGTGCTGCTGCGCGGGGTGGACGCTGGGGGCGGCGTAGCCGGCCTTGAAGCGGCGGCGGTCGTCGATCCAGGTGATGGTCTGCAGCTCGGGGAACTGGCTCACCAGCGACTCGGCGCGGCTGGTGAATTCGATCGGGTCGATCTCGCGGTTGGAGGCGTCGCGCGCGATGCGCATCAGTTGCTCCTGCCGCTCGAGCAGCCTCAGGCGCATGCGCTGCTGGGCGTATTCGACGTCGCGGCGGACCGACTCCTGCTCGCGCTCGACCTCCTCGGTGCGCAGATACCAGAAGGCCGACACGATGGCCGCGAGAAAGAGCAGCACGGCGGCCATCGGCGCGAGCATCGCGACCGCGTCCTGCAGCACCGGCGTCTGCTTGCGCCACCACCTGCGCCACCAGGACAGGGGCGAGGCGTTCACGGCACTGCGGGCAACCGCCAGCGGAGAAGAAAGAGGCATGCCCTGAGTTTAGGTGATGGCCCCCTCGGCAGCGACTGGAATGCCGCGGTGCCATGGACTCCTGCATGGTCGGCGTCAAAAGGCTGAATGTCGTCCAAATATCACATTGAGAAATCATAAAGCACTATTTGAAATTGAGATATTTCTATGAGAAACTCCGCCGCGCTGAGCGCATAGCGCACTAAATTACCGCCACAGCCCTAAAAGGAGAGACAAGCATGTCGGCAAATCCCGAGAACCTGTTCGGCTCGGCCGCGAATGACGCGGACGCCCAGGAGACCCGCGAATGGATGGATGCACTGTCCTCCGTCATCCAGAGCGAGGGTCCCGAGCGGGCCCACTTCCTTCTCGAGCAACTGCTCGAACATGCCCGCCAGAACACGGTCGACATGCCGTTCTCGGCCAACACGGGCTACGTCAACACCATCGAGCCTTCGCAGGAGGCTCGCAGCCCCGGCAACCTCGAAATCGAACAGCGCCTGCGCGCCTACATGCGCTGGAACGCGATGGCCATGGTGGTCAAGGCCAACCGCCACCATCCGGCCGAAGGCGGTGACCTGGGCGGCCACATCGGCTCCTTCGCCTCGCTGGCAAGCATGTTCGGCGCCGGCTTCAACCACTTCTGGCACGCCGAGAGCGAAAACCACGGCGGCGACCTGCTCTACATCCAGGGCCACGTTTCGCCCGGCATCTATGCTCGCGCCTACCTCGAAGGCCGCCTCTCCGAAGAGCAACTGCTCAACTTCCGCCAGGAAGTCGACGGCAAGGGCCTGTCGAGCTACCCGCACCCCAAGCTGATGCCGGAGTTCTGGCAGTTCCCCACCGTCTCGATGGGCCTGGGCCCGCTGATGGCGATCTACCAGGCGCGCTTCCTCAAGTACCTGCATGCACGCGGCATCGCCAACACCGAAAACCGCAAGGTCTGGGTGTTCTGCGGCGACGGAGAAATGGACGAGGTCGAATCGCTGGGCGCCATCGGCCTGGCGGCGCGCGAGAACCTCGACAACCTGATCTTCGTCATCAACTGCAACCTGCAGCGCCTGGACGGCCCGGTGCGCGGCAACGGCAAGATCATCCAGGAGCTCGAGGGCGAGTTCCGCGGCGCCAACTGGAACGTCGTGAAGCTCATCTGGGGCAAGGGCTGGGACGCCCTGCTCGAGAAGGACCATGACGGCGCGCTGCGCAAGATCATGATGGAGTGCAACGACGGCGACTACCAGTCGTTCAAGGCCAACGACGGCGCCTACGTGCGCAAGAACTTCTTCGGCCGCGATCCGCGCACGCTGAAGATGGTCGAGCACATGACCGACGACGAGGTCTGGAACCTGCAGCGCGGCGGCCACGACTCGCAGAAGGTGTACGCCGCCTTCCACGCCGCCCAGAACCACAAGGGCCAGCCCACCGTGCTGCTCGTCAAGACCGTCAAGGGCTTCGGCATGGGCAAGATCGGCGAAGGCAAGAACACGGTCCACCAGACCAAGAAACTTGGCGACGAAGACATCAAGGCCTTCCGCGACCGCTTCAACATCCCGATTCCCGACAGCCAGATCGCCGAGCTGCCGTTCTACAAGCCGGCCGACGACACGCCGGAAATGCGCTACCTGCACGAGCGCCGCAAAGCCCTCGGCGGCTACCTGCCGCACCGCCGCGTCAAGGCCGACGAGAGCTTCACGGTCCCGTCGCTCGACACCTTCAAGGCGGTGATGGAGCCCACGGCCGAGGGCCGCGAGATCTCGACCACGCAAGCCTACGTGCGCTTCCTCACGCAGCTGCTGCGCGACAAGGCGCTGGGCCCGCGCGTGGTGCCCATCCTGGTGGACGAGGCCCGCACCTTCGGCATGGAAGGCCTGTTCCGCCAGATCGGCATCTACAACCCGCACGGTCAGCAGTACACCCCGGTCGACAAGGACCAGGTCATGTACTACAAGGAAGACAAGGCCGGCCAGATCCTGCAGGAAGGCATCAACGAAGCCGGCGGCATGTCGAGCTGGATCGCGGCGGCCACGTCGTACAGCACGAACAACCGCATCATGGTGCCGTTCTATGTGTACTACTCGATGTTCGGCTTCCAGCGCATCGGCGACCTGGCTTGGGCGGCCGGCGACATGCAGGCCCGCGGCTTCCTGCTGGGCGGCACCTCGGGGCGCACCACGCTGAACGGCGAAGGCCTGCAGCACGAAGACGGCCACAGCCACATCCTGGCCAACACCATCCCGAACTGCGTGAGCTACGACCCGACCTTCGCGCATGAAGTCGGCGTGATCCTGCACCACGGCCTCAAGCGCATGGTCGAGAAGCAGGACAACGTCTACTACTACCTGACGCTGCTCAACGAGAACTACGCGATGCCCGGCCTGCAGCCCGGCACCGAAGAGCAGATCATCAAGGGCATGTACCTGTCGAAGCAGGGCCCCGCGATCAAGGCGTCCAAGGGCAAGGAAGCACCCACGGTGCAACTGCTGGGCAGCGGCACCATCCTGCGCGAGAGCTTCGCCGCGCAAGAGCTGCTCGAGAAGGACTGGGGCGTGTCGGCTTCCGTTTGGAGCTGCCCGAGCTTCAACGAGCTGACCCGCGACGGCCAGGACGCCGACCGCTGGAACCTGCTGCACCCCGACCAGACGCCGCGCGTGCCCTTCGTGGCCGAGCAGCTCGCGCCCACTGCAGGCCCGGTGGTCGCATCGACCGACTACATGAAGGCCTATGCCGAGCAGATCCGTCCCTTCATCCCGAAGGGCCGCACCTACAAGGTGCTCGGCACCGACGGCTTCGGCCGCAGCGACTTCCGCAACAAGCTGCGCGAGCACTTCGAGATCAACCGCCACTACATCGTGGTGGCTGCGCTCAAGGCGCTGAGCGAAGACGGCACCGTGCCCGTGGCCAAGGTGGTGGAAGCGATCAAGAAGTACGGCATCAATGTCGACAAGGTCAACCCGCTTTACGCCTGACCCTCAACAATCAACGAACGAAACGGCGCCTCACGGCGGGAGACAAACGATATGGCAGCAGTGGAAGTCAAGGTGCCGGACATCGGCGATTTCGATGAAGTCGCGGTGATCGAGGTGCTTGTGAAGGTGGGCGACACGGTCAAGGCCGAGCAGTCGCTCATCACGGTGGAATCGGACAAGGCGTCGATGGAAATCCCGTCGTCCACGGCCGGTGTGGTCAAGGAACTGAAGGTCGAGGTCGGCAGCAAGGTGAAGGAGGGCTCGGTGGTGCTCGTGCTGGAGGCCGATGGAGCGGGTGCCGCTGCACCGGCTCCGGCTGCGGCTCCTGCCGCCGCTGCGCCCGCACCTGCGCCGGCGCCCGCTGCGGCTGCGCCGGCACCTGCCGCCGCGCCTGCAGCGGCGTCGGGTCCGGTCGAGGTCAAGGTGCCCGACATCGGCGATTTCAAGGACGTGGCGGTCATCGAGCTGCTCGTGAAGGTCGGCGACACGGTCAAGGCCGAGCAGTCGCTCATCACGGTGGAGTCGGACAAGGCCTCGATGGAGATTCCGTCGTCGGCGGCCGGCGTGCTCAAGGAACTCAAGGTCAAGGTCGGCGACACCGTCAACATCGGCGACCTGATCGCCGTGCTCGAAGGCACGGCTGCCGCGGCCCCGGCGCCCGCGCAGGCCGCTGCTGCCGCGCCTGCTGCGGCAACCGCCAGCGCACCCGCGCCCGCGCCATCCGCCGCAGCCCCGGCGCCCGCCGCGAGCCCTGCTGCTGCTGCTGCCGCCGCACCGCACGACCCGACCGTCGCGCCCACCGGCAAGCTGCCGCACGCGTCCCCGTCGGTGCGCAAGTTCGCCCGCGAACTCGGCGTGCCGCTCGAAGAGGTCAAGGGTTCCGGCCTCAAGGGCCGCATCACGCAGGAAGACATTCAGAGCTTCACCAAGGCCGTGATGAGCGGCCAGGTCAGCACCAAGGCTTCCGCGGCCAAGGCGCCGGCTGGTGGCGCCGGCGACGGTGCGGCCCTGGGCCTCATTCCATGGCCGAAGGTCGACTTCACCAAGTTCGGCACGGTCGAGCGCAAGGACCTCTCGCGCATCAAGAAGCTCAGCGGCGCCAACCTGCACCGCAACTGGGTGATGATCCCGCACGTCACCAACAACGACGAAGCAGACATCACCGAGCTCGAGGCCTTCCGCGTCTCCACCAACAAGGAGAACGAGAAGTCCGGTGTCAAGGTCACGATGCTGGCCTTCGTCATCAAGGCGGTGGTCGCGGCGCTGAAGAAATTCCCCGAGTTCAATACCAGCCTGGATGGCGACCAGCTCGTCTACAAGCAGTACTACAACATCGGCTTCGCGGCGGACACGCCCAACGGCCTGGTGGTGCCGGTGCTGAAGGATGCCGACAAGAAGGGCATCCTGCAGATCAGCGCCGAGATGGGCGAACTGGCCAAGAAGGCGCGCGACGGCAAGCTCGGCTCGGCCGACATGCAGGGCGGCTGCTTCTCGATCAGCTCGCTCGGCGGCATCGGCGGCACGCACTTCACGCCCATCATCAACGCTCCGGAAGTGGCCATCCTCGGCCTGTCGAAGAGCGCGATGAAGCCGGTGTGGGACGGCAAGCAGTTCGTGCCGCGCCTGACGCTGCCGATGTCGCTGTCCTATGACCACCGCGTGATCGACGGCGCCCTGGCTGCGCGTTTCAACGCCTACCTGGGCCAGGTGCTCGCGGACTATCGCCGTATCCTGCTATGACCACGGTTGTGGCCGTCCGCAAGGGTGGCCAGGTCACGATGGCAGCCGATTCTCTGGTGACCTTCGGCGACACGCGTCTTTCGCACCGCGCCGAGGCCAACCAGAAGATCTTCACCGTCGAGGACGCGGCGGGCACCAGCCTGTTCGCGATGGCCGGCGCGGCCGCGCACTTCCTGGTGCTGCAGCATGCGCTGGCCGTGCAACCGCGCGAGAAGCTGCTGTTCGGCAGCAAGCACGAGATCTTCCGTACCTTCACGATGCTGCATCCGGTGCTGAAGGACTCGTTCTTCATGCAGACCAAGGAAGACGACCACGAGCCCTACGAGTCGAGCCAGTTCACGATGCTGATGGCCAACCCGAGCGGCATCTACGGCATCTACAGCTACCGCGAGGTGTTCGAGTTCAAGGAGTTCTGGGCCATCGGCTCGGGACGCAGCTTTGCGCTCGGCGCCATGCACGCGGCCTATGACATCAAGTCGCGCACCTCGCGCGACGTGGCGGAGGCGGGCATTGCCGCCGCCTGCGAATTCGATCGCAATTCGGCCCCACCGGTCGACGTTCTCACACTCAAACTGAAAGTGTCCAAATGAGCGAACAACAAATCAAGGTGCCCGACATCGGCGACTTCGACGAAGTCGCGGTGATCGAGGTGCTGGTCAATGTCGGAGACACGGTCAAGGCCGAGCAGTCGCTGATCACGGTCGAATCGGACAAGGCCTCGATGGAGATTCCGTCGTCCGCCGCCGGCGTGGTGAAGGCGCTGGCCGTGAAGGTGGGCGACAAGGTCAAGGAAGGCTCTGTCGTGCTGACGCTGGAAGTCGACGGCGCCGCCGCGGCCGCCCCCGCTGCCGCAGCACCGGCTCCCGCTGCCGCCGCCGCACCCAGTGCAGCCCCCGCGCCCAAGGCCGCACCGGCGCCGGCCCCCGCTTCGGCGGCCGTGGCCGTGTCGAGCTACGGCGGCAAGGTCGATGTCGAATGCGACGTGGTCGTGCTCGGCGCAGGCCCCGGCGGCTATTCGGCAGCCTTCCGCGCGGCCGACCTCGGCCTGAAGGTCGTGCTGATCGAGCGGTACGCCACCCTCGGCGGCGTGTGCCTGAATGTCGGCTGCATCCCGTCGAAGGCGCTGCTGCACGTGGCGTCGGTCATGGACGAGGTCAAGCACTTCGCGGACCTGGGCGTGAGCTTTGCCGCTCCCACGGTCGACCGCGCCAAGCTGCTGGGCCACAAGAACAAGGTGGTGGGCAAGCTCACCAGCGGCCTCACGGCCATGGCCAAGATGCGCAAGGTGACGGTGCTGCGCGGCGTCGGCAATTTCATCGACCCGTACCACCTGGAGGTCGACGAAACCTCGGGCACCAGCTGGGACACCACGGGCAGCAAGCAGACCGTCAAGTTCCGCAACGCCATCATCGCGGCCGGCTCGCAGGCCGTGAGCCTGCCCTTCATGCCGAAGGACCCGCGCGTGGTCGACTCGACCGGCGCGCTCGAGATGGGCACCGACCCCAAGCGCATGCTGATCCTGGGCGGCGGCATCATCGGCCTGGAGATGGGCACGGTGTATTCGACGCTGGGCGCACGCCTGGACGTGGTCGAAATGCTCGACGGCCTGATGCAGGGCGCCGACCGCGACCTGGTCAAGGTCTGGCAGAAGATGAATGCGCCGCGCTTCGACAACATCATGCTGAAGACGAAGACGGTCGGCGCCGAGGCCACGAAGGAAGGCATCAAGGTCAGCTTCGAGGGCGAGAACGCGCCGAAGGAGCCGCAGGTGTACGACCTGGTGCTGCAGGCCGTGGGCCGCAGCCCCAACGGCAAGAAGATCGGCGCCGAGAAGGCCGGCGTCACGGTGAGCGACCGCGGCTTCATACCGGTCGACATCCAGATGCGCACCAACGTGCCGCACATCTTCGCCATCGGCGACATCGTGGGCCAGCCCATGCTGGCGCACAAGGCGGTGCACGAGGCACACGTGGCGGCCGAAGTGATCGCAGGCGAGCAGAAGGGCGACAAGGAGCTGTCCAGCGCCGCCTTCAACGCCCGGGTGATCCCGAGCGTGGCCTACACCGACCCCGAGGTGGCGTGGGTCGGCCTGACCGAGGACCAGGCCAAGACCGAGGGCATCAAGGTCAAGAAGGGGCACTTCCCGTGGTCGGCATCGGGCCGCGCCATCGCCAACGGCCGCGACGAGGGCTTCACCAAGCTGCTGTTCGACGCCGAGACGCACCGCATCCTGGGCGGCGGCATCGTTGGCACGCACGCCGGCGACATGCTCGGCGAGATTGCACTCGCCATCGAGATGGGCGCCGACGAAATCGACATCGGCAAGACCATCCACCCGCACCCGACGCTGGGCGAAAGCATCGGCATGGCGGCGGAAGTGGCGCACGGCACCTGCACCGACCTGCCGCCGGCCCGCAAGAGCTGATTTCCGGCTGGAAGGGGGCGCCTGTCGAGCGCCCATAAAAAAATCCCGCTGCGGCGGGATTTTTTTCGTCCTGGACTTCCAGGGAGGGAGGAGGGGCTCAGTTGCCGGTGTGTGCGACGGCTGCCGCCTTCACTTCGTCCGTGGGGCCGGCCAGCACGCGGCGGGCACCGTCGAAGCGGCGCTGCCAGTAGCTGCCGTTCATGTCTTCCACGCGAACCTGGGCGCCGGAGCGGGGCGAGTGGATGAACTTGCCTTCGCCGACATAGATGCCGACATGGCTGAAGGCGCGGCGCATGGTGTTGAAGAACACGAGGTCGCCGGGCTTGAGCTGCTCGCGGTCGATCTTCTCGGTGGCGGCTGCCTGCTCTTCGGCACGACGGGGGAGCATGTGGCCCACCGTCTGGTTGTACATGGCACGAACGAAGCCGCTGCAATCGAAGCCTGCTTCCGCCGTGTTGCCGCCGCGGCGATAAGGCACGCCGAGGAAGCCGATGGCAGTGACCACGAGGTCGGAGGTTCGTTCGGAGACTGTTTGACGCACCTGCTGCAGCTGGCCGATCAGGCCTTTGTCTGCAAGCATGCGGGCCATCTCGTCGTCAGATCGGTCCTGTTGAGGGGCTGCGTGGGCAGCGACGGCAAGCAGGAGGGACACGGGTAGGACGAAAAAACGCATGGCGCGTAGGATATTGATGACGCGCGGTTATGTCAATTTAAACAGAATTAGCGATTGCCACCGTAAACCATTGATTTACATGGATTTTTTCAATTCGGCCAAAGAAAAAATGTAACGGTGAACGTTTATGGTCCATAAGTGGTTGTCACAAAATGGACCTACGCCGACGGGTTGGACGACACCGGATGCTGGATCCAGTCGCCATTTGCTGCCAAGCTGATGTCATCCATCAGCAAAGT includes the following:
- the aceE gene encoding pyruvate dehydrogenase (acetyl-transferring), homodimeric type encodes the protein MSANPENLFGSAANDADAQETREWMDALSSVIQSEGPERAHFLLEQLLEHARQNTVDMPFSANTGYVNTIEPSQEARSPGNLEIEQRLRAYMRWNAMAMVVKANRHHPAEGGDLGGHIGSFASLASMFGAGFNHFWHAESENHGGDLLYIQGHVSPGIYARAYLEGRLSEEQLLNFRQEVDGKGLSSYPHPKLMPEFWQFPTVSMGLGPLMAIYQARFLKYLHARGIANTENRKVWVFCGDGEMDEVESLGAIGLAARENLDNLIFVINCNLQRLDGPVRGNGKIIQELEGEFRGANWNVVKLIWGKGWDALLEKDHDGALRKIMMECNDGDYQSFKANDGAYVRKNFFGRDPRTLKMVEHMTDDEVWNLQRGGHDSQKVYAAFHAAQNHKGQPTVLLVKTVKGFGMGKIGEGKNTVHQTKKLGDEDIKAFRDRFNIPIPDSQIAELPFYKPADDTPEMRYLHERRKALGGYLPHRRVKADESFTVPSLDTFKAVMEPTAEGREISTTQAYVRFLTQLLRDKALGPRVVPILVDEARTFGMEGLFRQIGIYNPHGQQYTPVDKDQVMYYKEDKAGQILQEGINEAGGMSSWIAAATSYSTNNRIMVPFYVYYSMFGFQRIGDLAWAAGDMQARGFLLGGTSGRTTLNGEGLQHEDGHSHILANTIPNCVSYDPTFAHEVGVILHHGLKRMVEKQDNVYYYLTLLNENYAMPGLQPGTEEQIIKGMYLSKQGPAIKASKGKEAPTVQLLGSGTILRESFAAQELLEKDWGVSASVWSCPSFNELTRDGQDADRWNLLHPDQTPRVPFVAEQLAPTAGPVVASTDYMKAYAEQIRPFIPKGRTYKVLGTDGFGRSDFRNKLREHFEINRHYIVVAALKALSEDGTVPVAKVVEAIKKYGINVDKVNPLYA
- a CDS encoding PAS domain-containing sensor histidine kinase, which codes for MPLSSPLAVARSAVNASPLSWWRRWWRKQTPVLQDAVAMLAPMAAVLLFLAAIVSAFWYLRTEEVEREQESVRRDVEYAQQRMRLRLLERQEQLMRIARDASNREIDPIEFTSRAESLVSQFPELQTITWIDDRRRFKAGYAAPSVHPAQQHLIGDVLRPGDIESNYALARELRQPVYSQPVAGGDPPAMLQLHIPLFDQGLFAGVVLGEFSVDGLLRYGMPSEVQARYAVSLLDAKGRVIAGNTTNLKESGTRLLPWTERTNEYEVPVSPVGNALVLRAQAYRTSQGVVGNGLFWLVCALSVLTSWMLIGTWRHTRRRLQAQQRLVAETNFRRAMENSMLTGMRVLDLQGRITYVNAAFCAMTGWSEEELVGQSPPFPYWLESDREVMNERLEEELHGRALPGGFQVRVKRKNGSVFNARLYVSPLIDARGHQTGWMTSMTDITEPTRIREQLSASYERFTTVLEALDAAVSVAPIGSEELLFANKLYRLWFGSDTVGHLGMVAQAGVPASNAHDEGLDDVDPYAGLPIDTLTAAQTANNEIFVPHLGKWLEVRSRYLTWVDGRLAQLVIATDITPRRDAEEQAAAQADKAQAASRLITMGEMASSVAHELNQPLTAITNYCNGMMSRIKGQTIDTEALLAALEKTSKQAQRAGQIIQRIRSFVKRSEPNRTPADVATMVSEAVELAGIELRRRNVRLNHYVAARLPVVRVDPILIEQVMVNLLKNAAESIDIADRPLARRSVELRVLPKVIEGHNAIEFSVQDTGKGLAPEVMDRLYEAFFSTKPEGMGIGLNLCRTIVESHRGRMQAENIYNGPDVIGCRFSFWIPVLDAISSVASDEAKVPA
- the lpdA gene encoding dihydrolipoyl dehydrogenase, which produces MSEQQIKVPDIGDFDEVAVIEVLVNVGDTVKAEQSLITVESDKASMEIPSSAAGVVKALAVKVGDKVKEGSVVLTLEVDGAAAAAPAAAAPAPAAAAAPSAAPAPKAAPAPAPASAAVAVSSYGGKVDVECDVVVLGAGPGGYSAAFRAADLGLKVVLIERYATLGGVCLNVGCIPSKALLHVASVMDEVKHFADLGVSFAAPTVDRAKLLGHKNKVVGKLTSGLTAMAKMRKVTVLRGVGNFIDPYHLEVDETSGTSWDTTGSKQTVKFRNAIIAAGSQAVSLPFMPKDPRVVDSTGALEMGTDPKRMLILGGGIIGLEMGTVYSTLGARLDVVEMLDGLMQGADRDLVKVWQKMNAPRFDNIMLKTKTVGAEATKEGIKVSFEGENAPKEPQVYDLVLQAVGRSPNGKKIGAEKAGVTVSDRGFIPVDIQMRTNVPHIFAIGDIVGQPMLAHKAVHEAHVAAEVIAGEQKGDKELSSAAFNARVIPSVAYTDPEVAWVGLTEDQAKTEGIKVKKGHFPWSASGRAIANGRDEGFTKLLFDAETHRILGGGIVGTHAGDMLGEIALAIEMGADEIDIGKTIHPHPTLGESIGMAAEVAHGTCTDLPPARKS
- the aceF gene encoding dihydrolipoyllysine-residue acetyltransferase, with the protein product MAAVEVKVPDIGDFDEVAVIEVLVKVGDTVKAEQSLITVESDKASMEIPSSTAGVVKELKVEVGSKVKEGSVVLVLEADGAGAAAPAPAAAPAAAAPAPAPAPAAAAPAPAAAPAAASGPVEVKVPDIGDFKDVAVIELLVKVGDTVKAEQSLITVESDKASMEIPSSAAGVLKELKVKVGDTVNIGDLIAVLEGTAAAAPAPAQAAAAAPAAATASAPAPAPSAAAPAPAASPAAAAAAAPHDPTVAPTGKLPHASPSVRKFARELGVPLEEVKGSGLKGRITQEDIQSFTKAVMSGQVSTKASAAKAPAGGAGDGAALGLIPWPKVDFTKFGTVERKDLSRIKKLSGANLHRNWVMIPHVTNNDEADITELEAFRVSTNKENEKSGVKVTMLAFVIKAVVAALKKFPEFNTSLDGDQLVYKQYYNIGFAADTPNGLVVPVLKDADKKGILQISAEMGELAKKARDGKLGSADMQGGCFSISSLGGIGGTHFTPIINAPEVAILGLSKSAMKPVWDGKQFVPRLTLPMSLSYDHRVIDGALAARFNAYLGQVLADYRRILL
- a CDS encoding MFS transporter, which codes for MTTVVAVRKGGQVTMAADSLVTFGDTRLSHRAEANQKIFTVEDAAGTSLFAMAGAAAHFLVLQHALAVQPREKLLFGSKHEIFRTFTMLHPVLKDSFFMQTKEDDHEPYESSQFTMLMANPSGIYGIYSYREVFEFKEFWAIGSGRSFALGAMHAAYDIKSRTSRDVAEAGIAAACEFDRNSAPPVDVLTLKLKVSK
- a CDS encoding C40 family peptidase, with the translated sequence MRFFVLPVSLLLAVAAHAAPQQDRSDDEMARMLADKGLIGQLQQVRQTVSERTSDLVVTAIGFLGVPYRRGGNTAEAGFDCSGFVRAMYNQTVGHMLPRRAEEQAAATEKIDREQLKPGDLVFFNTMRRAFSHVGIYVGEGKFIHSPRSGAQVRVEDMNGSYWQRRFDGARRVLAGPTDEVKAAAVAHTGN